The Rhizobiaceae bacterium genome contains the following window.
GTCTCGACGACCGCGTGCGCAAGCTCCAGAACCATTTCGGGCAGGCCGCCAAGGACATCGACGATATTCTCGTTTCGACCAACAAGGTCACCAAGCGCGGCCAGAAGATCGAAGCGCTTGAATTTGCCGGCGAAGGCGATTCGGCTGAGCGCGAAACGGGCGCGCGGCCCGCTTCCCGTCCGGCCGAGACGCCGCAGGGATCGCTGCGCCTGCGGGTTGTCGACGAGACATGAGGTAAGCACACCGGATTGTCGCGCTTTGCCTTGAAAAGGTCATCAGTGCAGAATCATCTCACCTCGAACGTTGCAGGGAGAATTGGCGATGGCCAAAGGTGCGTCGAAGCCCAAGAAGGAAGTTCGCAAACCCAAGAAGGATGCGAAGAAGCCGGCAGCGGCTGCAAAGCCCGCTTTGGGAGCGAAGCCGAAGGCAGGCTGAACGCAGATTTCGGTTGCGCTCGCCGCGTTCCTTGAAACACAGGCCCTCAGCCAGTATGTGAGCAGCGCAGGGACGGCCCTGCGTTATCGGCTTTCGGACGGGACGACCCGCCATGTGGATGGAGGGTCATTTGATGGCCTGGGTTTACCTGTTCATCGCGGGCGTGCTCGAAATCGGCTGGGCAATCGGTCTCAAATACACTGACGGCTTTTCGAGATTGTGGCCGACGGTCTGGACCGTCGGGTGCATGCTTGCGAGCATCGTACTGCTTGGCCTTGCGCTCAAAGCGCTACCCGTTGGGACCGGCTATGCGGTATGGACCGGAATCGGTGCGGTGGGCACCGCGATCCTCGGCATTCTTCTGCTCGGAGAGCCGACAACCGCAATGCGCGTCGGCAGCATCGCACTGATCGTTGCGGGAATTGTCGGTCTGAAGCTCGCCAGCTGACATCGAACAGCGCCGCCGCGGCAATGCCGCGACGGTCCTTTGCACTCTATGCTCCCGGGATCAGCGACCGGGCGGTGCGCGGCGCGTGCGAGACTTGCGTGCCGCATAGCGCGCATCTCGCTTGGCCTTCTGCGCGGCTTCGAGTGCAAGCTGGGTGGCCAGCCGCTCTTCTTCTTCCTCCGCCTGAACGCGGGCGAGTTCTTCGGCTTCCAGTTCAGCCTTCACCCGGGCGGCTTCGGCCTCGGCTGCACGTAGCGCCCTTTCTTCGGCGTCCCGCGCGTCGCGCTCGGCTTTCTGCCTTGCCTTTTCGGCCTCGCGCTTTTCGCGGGCTTCGATGATTGCGCGTCGTTCCGCCGCCCTGGCCTGTACGGCCGGATCGTCTGCGGAAGGCTTTGATTTGAATTTATCGAGAAGCGCCTGCTTGGCAGCATTGGCCGCATCGCGCCGCTCGGCAAACGAGAGGTCTCTGTAAATTGCCAATTTTGTCTTGTCCTGAGGAGATAGTCCGCGCCTTACATACTCATGCGACGCAAGACTTCAAGGGCAAAATTGACCAAAACGGCATTGCAATCCTGCCATGTCGCAGGTGCAAAGCAGCTTTTTAGCGCCAAAGCCGCATCGGGTTGAGGCAAAGACACGCATGTCATGTGCTTGCATCGTGCCCGGCATGTCCTACATCAGGCGTTCGTACCACCATCGCGACAGGTCCCCATGATTCCCTTTTCCGTTCTGGATCTCTCACCCGTGCCGGAGGGGGGCGATGTCGTTCAATCGCTGGCCAACACGCTCGACTTGGCGCGCCACACCGAAGTCCTCGGTTACAATCGTTACTGGCTGGCCGAACACCACAGCATGCCTGGCATCGCCAGCGCTGCGACTTCCGTGGTCATCGGCCATGTCGCAGCCGGGACGAGCCGCATCCGCGTCGGCGCGGGCGGCATCATGCTGCCGAATCACTCGCCTCTGGTGATCGCCGAACAGTTCGGCACGCTGGACGCTCTGTTTCCTGGTCGCATCGACCTTGGCCTCGGGCGCGCGCCCGGCACCGATATGCTGACCGCCCGCGCGTTGCGGCGCAATCTCGAAGGCGGCGTGGACAATTTCCCCCACGACGTCGTGGAACTCATCAATTATTTCGGCCCACCCGAGGAAGGACAGCGGGTCCACGCCGTGCCCGGCGAGGGACGCGAGGTGCCGGTCTGGATATTGGGATCATCCACCTATGGCGCGCATCTGGCTGCGGTCATCGGTGCGCCATACGCCTTCGCGTCGCATTTCGCCCCCGCCGACCTCGACCGTGCGCTCGATGTCTACCGTTCGCGTTTCCAGCCGTCGGAGCGGCTCGACAAGCCCTATGTCATGCTGGGCCTGAACGTGTGCGCCGCCGAAACGGACGAAGAGGCGCGGCTGCTTTTTTCCTCGCTCCAGCAGGCATTCGTGAATCTGCGCAGCGGCAGGCCGGGCAAGCTGCCTGCCCCGCGCGCGGATTACGAAAAGGAAATCGATGCTGAGGCGAAGGCGATGCTCGACCACGCGCTTTCCTGCGCGGTCGTGGGCACGCGCGAAAAGGTGCGCGCCGGCATTGCCGACTTCATCGCCCGGACCGGAGCCGACGAATTGATGGTCACCGCCCAGATTTTCGACCACGAGGCGCGCAAGCGTTCCTATAGCATTCTGGCCGAAACGCGCGCGTCCTTAGCCGCCTAATGAACTGACGATTTTCCTCGTGGGAAAGCAGGTCGGAGCCATTCCGTTCTTCGCCTGCCATGCTCCGATGGAGCGCCGTGTCTTGAATCCCGGCAGGCCGTCCGCACTGCCGACATCATAGCCCTGCCCTTCAAGCGTGCGCTGCATGGCGGCAATCTCCGAACGGTGCAGCGCGTCGACCTTGCCCCACGCGCCCGTGAAGGACTTGTCGCCATAGGCGATGCGATCCGCCGCGTGGCCGATGAACAGCGCATAGAGATCGCTTTCATTGTATTCCTTCAGCACATAGAAATTCCTGCTGACGATGAAAGCCGGTCCGCCGCGCCCGGCGGGCATCAGCAGGAAGCCTTCGCGGGCGCGCTCCGAAGCGGGGAATGCCTTGCCGTTGGCGCGAGTGATTCCCATGTCGGCCCATGCCGAAACTTTTTTGCCCTGGTCCGGTCCCTCAAGAGCGCAAGAAACATCGGCGGGCACGACGACCTCGAAGCCCCAATCCCGTCCGCGTTCCCATCCATAATCGGCGAGATATTTCGCAATCGACGCCAGCGTATCGACATCCGAGCGCCAGATGTCGATCCGGCCGTCGCCGTCGAAATCGACGCCGTGCTTCTGGATCGAAGTCGGCAGGAACTGCGGCTGGCCGAGCGCGCCCGCCCATGAGGACCGCATCGCCTGCCGCGTGGCCATGCCGGACTGGACGACCTGCAACGCGGCAATCAGTTCGGTTCGGAACATGTCCTTGCGCGTGGCGAGCCACGCCTTCGTTCCCAGCACCTCAAACGCATCGTAAGGCATCTTTGCTGCGCCGAAGCCGGATTCGCGGCCCCAGATCGCGAGCACGATCTCGCCCGGCACGCCGTATCGCTTTTCCAGGGCCGCAAGCGTCTTGGCCAGACGGTTCGCGCGGCTGCGCCCGCCACCTGTCACGGCAGCCAAGGTCTTTTCGGCGAAATATTTCGACGGCGCGTTGAACTCCGCCTGGTGCTGACGCTTCGGCGTCGACGGTTTCTCGCCCGGTAGCACGAGATCGGGCAGCTTGGTGTTGGGCCGCACGCCCTCGAAGGCCGCATCGAAGGTGGCGCGCGAAATGCCCTCGGATTGCGCCTGCGGCCAAAGATCCTGTTCCAGCCATATGCGAAACTGGCTGTCGATCTTCGACTGCGCTGCTGCGCCACCCGCCGCGACCAACAGAAACAACAGGAAAGCGAGGACACGCGCCATGATCCGCCTCAAAATGCGGTGCGGGATTTTAACGCCGCAGCCAATGTTCCCTCGTCGAGATAGTCGAGTTCGCCTCCGACCGGCACGCCATGCGCCAGCCGCGTGACCTTGACGCTCATATGCGCAAGCTGGTCGGTCAGGTAGTGCGCGGTGGTCTGCCCCTCCACGGTGGCATTCACGGCCAGCACGATTTCGCTGACGCCGCCCGCGGCCACGCGGTCCACGAGCTGCCGGATGGTCAATTGATCCGGGCCGATGCCGTCGAGCGGCGAAAGCACGCCGCCAAGCACATGGTAGCGCGCGTTCATCGCCCCTGCTCGTTCCAGCGCCCAGAGATCCGAAACGTCCTCCACGACGATGATCGTGCCCGCGTCGCGGCGCGGGTCAGTGCAGATCATGCATGGATCGGCGGTGTCCACGTTCCCGCAGATCGAGCACACACGCACCTTGTCGCGCGCATCGGCCATCGCATCCGCGAGCGGGGCCAGAAGCTGGTCCTTTTTCTTGATAAGGTGCAGCGCGGCGCGGCGCGCCGAGCGCGGTCCCAGTCCCGGCACCTTGGCCAGAAGCTGTATCAGGCGCTCAATTTCAGGACCGGCGATTCGCTTGGACATTCAAGCTGTATAAAACCATTGCCGCGCGGCGAACAGCGCCGGCGCGCCGGGCTTATTCGGTGCGCTGCGCCAGCAACATCGCGCCGATGGCCGATGCCTGCTCCGGGCTGGCGTCGAATGCGGCGACGGATGTGCCCGATGTGTCAAAGGTGGATTTCATTTCCGCCGTCATCACGGGCGCCGCCCCGCCAAAGCGGTCTTTTGAAGGCGTGTCGATCGGCAGGCCGGTGACGCCCGGAGGTGCTGCATCCGCTGCGGTGGGCCTCGGGGTCGGCACGGTGTCGATGCTGCTCGCCAGAAGCACCTCGCCTGCCGGCGAAACCGATTCTTCCGCGGCAAGCGACGTCATGGCCGGCGCCACATTCGCCATGTGCATTTGCCCCGCTGCTTCAAGCGCAGGCGGCATGTCGTTCGACGCCACCATCACGGATGGCGCGAGCGCATCCGGCGAAGGCATGCGGCTGCGCTTCTCGTAAAAGGCGTTGCCTCCCGCAACGGTTGTGTAGTGCATGTTCTTATAGGGGAATTTCAGACCCGCCGTGTGGAAGAACATCACACTCTGCTTCACTTCCGGATGGCGTTCGCCTTTCAGCACAGCGTCGGCGGCGGCCATCACATCCGGCAGCGCCTGCGAATTCATGGGCCGCGTCAGCACGCCCGGCGCAAACTGGCGCTTTGCGCCAACGACGCCGCAGAGATCGTCTCCCCAGCGGCGTGACTCAAGGCGGTTCATCACCACCGAGCCGACAGCCACGAGGCCGTCGCGGCTGGACCTGTTGCTCTCGAAAAACATCGCACGCGCCAGGCAATCGCGATCCTTGTCGGTTGCGCGATAGGCGGCCGCGCGCTTTCCCGACGAGGTCGTCGGCGCGGCATTGTAGGCAGAAGAGGATGAAAGCCCATCCCCAAGTCCACTTGCACTTTGACTGCAACCCGCCAGGGCCAACGCGCCAAATGCGGCCAGAACCGCTTGTGCTTTGATCACAGGTCTCACGAAAAGCGCCTCATTGTCCCCCGGCCGCTGCGTGCGAGTGCGGTCAGAATGCGGACATTTCTGGCGAAACCATGGCGCGAAAATGGTTAATTAGTTACAACCTGTGGTAGGTCGCGCCTAAAAGTTGAATTAAAACGGCAGTTTAAGCCCCGCCGGAAGCCCTAGCCCGGACGTCATTTCCTGTGTTTTCTGCTGTATTGCCTGCTCGATCTTCGATTTGGCGTCGTTGTAGGCGGCCACGATCAGGTCCTCCAGGATTTCCCCCTCGCCTTCCTTGACGAGCGACAGATCGATCTTGAGCGCCTTCATCTCGAACTTGCCGGACAGTGTCACGGACACCAGCCCGCCGCCGGACTGTCCTGTCGCCTCGAGGGAGGTCATCTCCTCCTGCATGGACTGCATTTTCGCCTGCATTTCCTTGGCCTTGCTCATCAGGCCCAAAAGGTCTTTCATCGCAATGATCCTTCAGTTCGTGTCGTCGTCTTCGGGCGCCGGATCGATGCTCTCGGCGCTGTCCGTTTCTGCCGCGTCGGGAATGCGCACGTCGATGATGCGTGCACCCGGGAACCGCGACAATATGGCTGCCACGGTCGGGTCGGCGCGCGCATCGAGAATTGCCGATTCGCGCTTGTCGGCTTCCTGCTCGGCAAGCGTTTGCCCGCCCGGCTCCTGCGAAAGCGACACCATCCAGGTGCGGCCTGTCCAAGCTTTCAACTTCCTGGCGAGTTCGTTCGGCAGGTCGCGCTCAGCCCCCTCGGCAAGGCCGATCACCAGCCTGCCCGCTTCCAGCCGCACGGGTCGCACATAGCGCCGGATCGCGACTTTCAGCTTCATGTCCCGGTTGGCGTCGGCAAGCGCGGCGATGTCGGACAATGACCGGATCGTAACCTCGGCCACATCCGGCGCAGGCGCGGGGTTCGGCTCGAACCGCTCTTCCGGGCGAGGCTCGACAAGCCGCATGGTCTGTGCGCCGCCGGAAGGCGCGGACGGGATCGCCGTGCCAGCGAGGGCCGAGGCCGTGCCGGAAGAGGACGGCCCCCTCGCCGCGCTTGCGGCAGGCGGGCGCGCGGCATTGCCGCCATCACCCTCGCCGTCTAGCGATTTCAGCGCCTCGTCCAGTGTCGGCAGGTCGGCTGCATGCGCCAGTCTTATCAGGGCCATCTCGGCGGCCATGGCGGGCCGGTTGCTCGCCTGAACCTCAGAGATCGCCTTGAGCAGCATTTGCCATGCGCGCGACAACACCCGCACCGACAACGTTTCGGCAAATTCTCCGCCACGACTGCGTTCGGTCTCGGTCAGCGAGGCATCCTGCACCGCCGAGGGAACGAAGCGGAGCCGCGTGACCAGATGCGTGAATTCCGCGAGATCGGTGAGGATTGCGGCAGGATCGGCGCCCGTGTCGTATTGTGCGCGGAAACCGGCAAGCGCGGCGGCAACGTCGCCCCTCATCAGCTGCTGGAACAGGTCCACCACGCGGGCGCGGTCGGCAAGGCCGAGCATGTCGCGCACGGCGGGCGCGGTGACGGACCCGCCGCCATGCGCGATGGCCTGGTCGAGGATCGACTGGGCGTCTCGCATCGAGCCTTCCGCCGCGCGCGCCACCATGGCGAGCGCCTCGTCCTCGACCGCAACGCCTTCCAGCCCCGCTATGCGCCCGAGATGTTCCGTAATCAGCGCAGCATCGATGCGGCGCAAATCGAACCTCTGGCAACGCGACAGCACAGTGATCGGCACCTTGCGGATTTCGGTGGTCGCGAAGATGAATTTCACATGCGGCGGTGGTTCCTCAAGCGTCTTGAGCAGGCCGTTGAAGGCCTGCGTGGACAACATGTGCACCTCGTCGATGATATAGACCTTGTAGCGCGCCGAGACCGGCGCGTAGCGCACCCGGTCGATGATGTCGCGAATGTCATCGATGCCGGTATGGGATGCGGCGTCCATCTCGATGACATCGACATGGCGGCCTTCCATGATCGCGCGGCAATGCTCGCCCTCTATCGGCATGTCCACCGAGGGCGCGTCCACTTCCGGCGTCTTGTAGTTCAGCGCGCGGGCAAGAATGCGCGCCGTCGTCGTCTTGCCGACGCCGCGAACGCCGGTCAGCATCCACGCCTGCGCGATGCGTCCCGTGGCGAAGGCGTTGGTCAGCGTGCGCACCATCGGCTCCTGGCCGATCAGCCCGGTGAAATCCTTCGGACGATACTTCCGGGCAAGCACGCGATAGCCGCCCTGCTGCGTCGCATCCCTGCCTTCAGCTTCGCCGCTCATGCCGCGCAGACCGCTATTGTGCCGAAATTTCCGATGTTGCGCCGCAAATTCGATCCTCTCGCAGCGACAGGCTGCCGATTCCATTTTTCTCCGGGCGAGTTTCGCCCGCCGGGCATGGGGCCGTCAACGTCGACGCATGCGGGAAATGAGGCGGGAGGCTGGCACGATGACCCGTGCCGTGGCTCGTTAGGGCTGCTTCCTTCCGGACCTGACCCGGTTGGCGAGTGGCTCGTCCACCACCAACCTCCCGGCCTCCATATCGGCAATCGCGCATCGAAATGCAAGCCCTGTGCGCAATGTGCCTCTTGCCGTCCGCCCGCCGCCGCCATAGCCTGCTAAAAAGGGAGGAAGCCCGCATGCAATCAGTCCTGCAGAGAGGATTCGAACTGGATCGTCGCCTTGAGACGGACAGCGAACCTCTGTTCTGGCTCGGGCTGTGCGAATTGCGGCTGATGAACGACAAGCGCTGGCCATGGGCGATCCTCGTGCCGCAGCGTCCGGGCGTCGAGGAACTGCACGAACTCACGCCGCTGGACCAGGCCATGCTCACCTTCGAGACCAATCTGGTTGCGCAGGCGATGAAGCAGGTGACCGGCTGCACCAAGATGAATGTCGGCGCATTGGGCAATATCGTGCGGCAGTTGCATGTTCATGTCGTAGCCCGCAGCGAGGGCGATCCCGGCTGGCCGGGGCCGGTCTGGGGCTACGGACAGAGAGAGCCTTACGTCCGCACCGAGCTGCATGAATTCAAGGAACGGCTGAAAAGGGCGCTATAGCCATTGCGATTTGAGGTCAAAGGCGAATAGGCTTGCCTTCCTTCCTCGATTCACTCCCACCGGACCTGCGATGGTATTCCGCCTCTTCGACGCACCCTTTCCCGAGCCGAGCGCTGCGATCGGCTTTTCGGGAAACCGCATCTGGCGTCAGTCGGAGGAACGCAGCGACGATTGCGTGACGACCGCGCTTGACGATGCCGCCGTCAGGCTGCTGGTCATCGTCGCGGGCAGGCTGTGCATGAAGCTTGCCGGGGAAACTTTCGACCCATGGTTCCCGCCTCAAGAAGCCCGCGCATTGAACGCTGATCTCGACGCAGCGATGCTTCTCGGGCGCGATGGGCGCGGGCCGGTGCTCGCCGCTCCCGCCGCGCTCGACCCGGAAGCGCTGCCAGACGGAATCAAGGCCATCGACTTCCGGTCCATCAACATGCAGGGCCTGCTGGACCCCGAAGCCCTCGGCGCGCTGGCGCAGGCCGCAGCTCTGCTCGCATGGAGCCAGAACCACCGGTTTTGCTCCCGCTGCGGCGCGCCGACCGAAATGCGGGCGGGTGGATACAAGCGCGTCTGCACGAGTTGCGGCGCGGAGCATTTCCCGCGCACCGACCCGGTGGCGATCATGCTGGCCGTCCGGCAGGACCATTGCCTGCTTGGCCGGGGCCGCCATTTCACGCCGGGCATGTTTTCCGCGCTCGCGGGTTTCATCGAGCCGGGCGAAACCATCGAGAGCGCGGTGCGTCGCGAAACTCTGGAAGAAAGCGGCATAAGGCTCGGGCGTGTGCACTATTTCGCCAGCCAACCCTGGCCCTTTCCCTATTCGCTGATGATCGGCTGCTTCGGCGAAGCGCTCAACGAGGACATCGTGGCCGATCTTTCCGAACTCGAGGCCTGCCGCTGGTTCACGCGCGACGAGGTCCGCGCCGCACTGGAAAAGCGCCATCCCGACGGCATTTTCACGCCGCAGGCCGGCGCCATCGCGCACCATCTCATCCGCACATGGGCTGATGCCGGATAGTCGCCGTCAGTCGGCGACCTTCCATTCCTCGCGCGATTCGCTCGCAGGATAAACACCGAGGATGCGCACCTCGCGCGAGAAGAAGCGCAGTTCCTCCAGCGCATTCTTCACGCCCGGATCGTCGGGGTGGCCCTCGATGTCGGCATAGAACAGCGTCGCCGTGAACGCGCCGAGCTGATAGCTTTCGAGCTTCGTCATGTTGACGCCGTTGGTTGCGAAACCGCCCATCGCCTTGTAGAGCGCGGCGGGCACGTTGCGGACGCGGAAGATGAACGTGGTCATCATCTTCGTGTCGGGCGACGGCCGTTCGACCCACGCCTTGTTCCTGGTCAGGACCACGAAGCGGGTGACGTTCGAATCGGTATCCTCGACGTTTTCCTCAATGATATCCATGCCATAGAGTTCGGCTGCAAGGCGCGGCGCAAGGGCGGCCATGCTGCGTTCCCCAAGCTCTGCGACGAGCTTGGCGGCCCCTGCCGTGTCGCCCGCCACGACGGGTTTCCAGCCGTTTTTTCGAATGTATTTGCGGCATTGGCCGAGCGCATGGATGTGGCTGTGAACCGTCTTGATCTCCTTGCGCTCGACCCCCGGCAGCACCATGAGCTGAAAATGGATCGGCAGGAAATACTCGCCCACGATGTGAAGCTTCGATTCCGGCAAGAGGTGATGAATGTCGGCGACACGCCCGGCGATCGTGTTCTCGATCGGGATCATCCCGAGGTCGGCCTTGCCGGTTTCCACCGCGTTGAAGGCATCCTCGAACGTCGCGCAGGGCAGCGGCTCCATGTCTGGAAACATGTTGCGGCAGGCCGTGTCGGAGTTCGCACCGGGGTCGCCCTGGAAGGAAATGCGGTTGGTCTTTGCGGCGTTCATGGTCAGGCTTTCGATAGAATTTCGCGGGCGCGATCAAGGTCCTCGGGCGTATCGACGCCGAGCGGTATCGTCTCGACGATCTCCGCATCGATGCGCATCGAAGCCTCCAGCGCCCGCAATTGCTCCAGCTTTTCGCGACGTTCAAGTGCCGACGGCTTCAGTGCGACGAAGCGCTCCAGCGCCTCGCGCCGATAGGCATAGAGGCCGATGTGATGGTAGAGCGGGCCGTCACCCCACGGCGCGGTCGCCCGCGTGAAGTACAGCGCCCTCAGCCGCGTCGCCGACAGCGGCGAGCCGACGATCTTCACGACATTGGGATTGGTGCGCTCCTGCGGATCGGCGATCTCGACGCCGAGCGTGGCGATGTCCACCATGGGATCCTCGAAAGGGCTGAAAGCCGCCCTTATCGTCGCCGGATCGATGGTCGGCAGGTCGCCCTGGACATTGACGACCGTTTCCACCTCACAGCGCGGATCGATGAGCGTCAGCGCTTCGAAAATGCGGTCGGAGCCCGATTCATGGTCGGCGCGGGTCATCACAGCCTCGAAGCCGTGCGCGCGAACGGCATCCGCCACGGCGTCGGTGTCGGTCGCCACGACGACGCGCCCCAGCCCGCTTTCATGGGCGCGCTCCGCGACATGCACGATCATCGGTCTGCCGGCGATATCGGCCAGCGGCTTGCCGGGCAACCGGGTGGAAGCCATGCGGGCGGGAATCAGAACGAGGGTGGACATTGCGTCGCGGGCCTTCAGTGCAAAGTGTCAAAAAGTCTCACTGCGAGCGCCCTTATAGGTGTTGCAACACCCAGTCAAAAGACCTAGACGGAAAATGAACGCCATCAGCAGGGGATGCCTAGGTGGCGGAAGGATTTTGCACCACTACGCGGTCCTCGAATCGAAACGGACCGGCCGCAAAGGGAGCTTAGGGCGGATGAACTCTTTCGAATTTAACAAGATCATCGGAGCCATGCTCGCCACGGTGTTCGTCGTGCTGACGCTCGGCATCCTGTCCGATGCGATCTTCGCCTCGCCGATACCGGACAAGCCGGGCTTTGCCATCGAGGCTGCCGAAGAAGGCGCGGCAGGCGCCGGCGAAGCGGGCGCTGCACCTGTCGTGGAGTCCATTCTTCCTCTGCTCGCCAGCGCCAATATCGAGGACGGTGAAGCGGTGCACAAAAAGTGCATGGCCTGCCATACCGTGGAAAAAGGCGGCGCGAACAAGACTGGCCCCAATCTCTGGGACATCGTGAACCGCCCCGTCGCCACCCATGAAGGCTTTTCCTATTCGGGCGCGATGAAGGAATTTTCCAAGGGCGGCGAAGAGAAATGGACTTATGAAAACCTTGACCATTTCCTCACCGGCCCCAAGGCATTCGTAAAAGGCACGGCGATGGGCTTCGCGGGCGTGAAGAAGACGCAGGAGCGGGCCGACCTGATCGCCTATCTCCGCACGCTGTCCGACAACCCCGCTCCGCTGCCCGACGCGGCGGCCGCAGCACCGGCAGCGGCTCCGGGCGGCGAGCAGCCGGCGGCGGAACCCGCGGCGGGAGAGGCTCCCGCGGAAGGCGAAGCCAAGCCTGCGAACTAACGAAGATTTCATGTAATCATCACGAAAAAGCCGGGTTCGCCCCGGCTTTTTTGCTATTGAGTTATGGAACAGGCTCCCATTCTTTTCGGGAAAGGCACGCGCGTGATGGATGGAAAATACCTGCCGGCTTATTTCAGGGCGGCTGCCGTGGCGGTGGCTCTGGCATCGGTCACGCATGTCGCGTCGGCGCAAGACTGGCAGGCAAGCTCGTCCCTCATGGGCGAATCCAAATACGGGCAGGACTTCCAGCACTATGACTACGTGACGCCCGACGCGCCGAAGGGAGGCCAGTTGAACCAGACGGTTCCCGGCACGTTCGACAGTTTCAATCCCTATATCGTGCGCGGCACGGCGGCAGCCGGGCTGGCGCAATTCGGCGGGGGACTGCTCTACGACACTCTCATGGAGCAGGCGACGGACGAGCCGGGCGTGAGCCATGCGCTGCTCGCGGATGCATACAAATTCCCCGACGACTATTCCTCGGCAACCTATCGGCTCGATCCCGATGCGCGCTGGCACGACGGCAAGCCGATCACGGTCGATGACGTGATCTGGTCCTTCAAGGTGCTGAAGGAAAACAGCCCGATGTATGCGCGCTACTATGAGAATGTCACCGAAGCCGTCGCGCTCAACGACCGGGAAGTCGAGTTCCGCTTCGACCAGAAAGGCAACCGCGAATTGCCCAAGATCATGGGCGATCTCGTCGTGCTGCCGAAACATTGGTGGGAAGGAACGGACGCCAAGGGCAACAAGCGCGACATAACGCGACCGACGCTGGAGCCGCCGCTCGGCTCCGCCGCCTACCGGATTTCCAGTTTCAAGACGGGATCGGAGATCATCTGGGAGCGCGTGCCCGACTATTGGGGTGCGAAGCTGCCCGTCAAGCTTGGCCGGGAGAATTTCGACCGCCGCCGCTACACCTATTTCCTTGACGACAATGCTGCGTGGCAGGCCTTCACCAAGGGCGGGCTTGAGGACTTCCACGAGGAGAATGTGTCGCGCCGGTGGGCGACCGCCTACAATTTTCCCGCCGTGCAGTCGGGCGACGTCATCAAGAAGGCTTTCCCGAGTGCCGCGCGCGCAAAGTTCCAGGGCTTCGTCATCAACACCCGCAAACCGCAGTTCCAGGATGCGAGGGTACGCAAGGCGCTGACGGAGGCGTTCGATTTCGAGACGCTCAATCGCACCTCCTTCTTCAATTCCTATGTGCGCACCAAGAGCTTTTTCGTGGGCGGCGAACTGGCGTCGAGCGGTGTTCCCGAAGGCCGCGAACTCGAAATTCTGGAGCCGTTCAGGGATCAGTTGCCGCCCGAGCTTTTCACCAAG
Protein-coding sequences here:
- a CDS encoding DUF6481 family protein, with amino-acid sequence MAIYRDLSFAERRDAANAAKQALLDKFKSKPSADDPAVQARAAERRAIIEAREKREAEKARQKAERDARDAEERALRAAEAEAARVKAELEAEELARVQAEEEEERLATQLALEAAQKAKRDARYAARKSRTRRAPPGR
- a CDS encoding LLM class flavin-dependent oxidoreductase encodes the protein MIPFSVLDLSPVPEGGDVVQSLANTLDLARHTEVLGYNRYWLAEHHSMPGIASAATSVVIGHVAAGTSRIRVGAGGIMLPNHSPLVIAEQFGTLDALFPGRIDLGLGRAPGTDMLTARALRRNLEGGVDNFPHDVVELINYFGPPEEGQRVHAVPGEGREVPVWILGSSTYGAHLAAVIGAPYAFASHFAPADLDRALDVYRSRFQPSERLDKPYVMLGLNVCAAETDEEARLLFSSLQQAFVNLRSGRPGKLPAPRADYEKEIDAEAKAMLDHALSCAVVGTREKVRAGIADFIARTGADELMVTAQIFDHEARKRSYSILAETRASLAA
- a CDS encoding YbaB/EbfC family nucleoid-associated protein — translated: MKDLLGLMSKAKEMQAKMQSMQEEMTSLEATGQSGGGLVSVTLSGKFEMKALKIDLSLVKEGEGEILEDLIVAAYNDAKSKIEQAIQQKTQEMTSGLGLPAGLKLPF
- the sugE gene encoding quaternary ammonium compound efflux SMR transporter SugE, which gives rise to MAWVYLFIAGVLEIGWAIGLKYTDGFSRLWPTVWTVGCMLASIVLLGLALKALPVGTGYAVWTGIGAVGTAILGILLLGEPTTAMRVGSIALIVAGIVGLKLAS
- a CDS encoding DNA polymerase III subunit gamma/tau, with product MSGEAEGRDATQQGGYRVLARKYRPKDFTGLIGQEPMVRTLTNAFATGRIAQAWMLTGVRGVGKTTTARILARALNYKTPEVDAPSVDMPIEGEHCRAIMEGRHVDVIEMDAASHTGIDDIRDIIDRVRYAPVSARYKVYIIDEVHMLSTQAFNGLLKTLEEPPPHVKFIFATTEIRKVPITVLSRCQRFDLRRIDAALITEHLGRIAGLEGVAVEDEALAMVARAAEGSMRDAQSILDQAIAHGGGSVTAPAVRDMLGLADRARVVDLFQQLMRGDVAAALAGFRAQYDTGADPAAILTDLAEFTHLVTRLRFVPSAVQDASLTETERSRGGEFAETLSVRVLSRAWQMLLKAISEVQASNRPAMAAEMALIRLAHAADLPTLDEALKSLDGEGDGGNAARPPAASAARGPSSSGTASALAGTAIPSAPSGGAQTMRLVEPRPEERFEPNPAPAPDVAEVTIRSLSDIAALADANRDMKLKVAIRRYVRPVRLEAGRLVIGLAEGAERDLPNELARKLKAWTGRTWMVSLSQEPGGQTLAEQEADKRESAILDARADPTVAAILSRFPGARIIDVRIPDAAETDSAESIDPAPEDDDTN
- the recR gene encoding recombination mediator RecR; this translates as MSKRIAGPEIERLIQLLAKVPGLGPRSARRAALHLIKKKDQLLAPLADAMADARDKVRVCSICGNVDTADPCMICTDPRRDAGTIIVVEDVSDLWALERAGAMNARYHVLGGVLSPLDGIGPDQLTIRQLVDRVAAGGVSEIVLAVNATVEGQTTAHYLTDQLAHMSVKVTRLAHGVPVGGELDYLDEGTLAAALKSRTAF
- a CDS encoding lytic murein transglycosylase, which encodes MARVLAFLLFLLVAAGGAAAQSKIDSQFRIWLEQDLWPQAQSEGISRATFDAAFEGVRPNTKLPDLVLPGEKPSTPKRQHQAEFNAPSKYFAEKTLAAVTGGGRSRANRLAKTLAALEKRYGVPGEIVLAIWGRESGFGAAKMPYDAFEVLGTKAWLATRKDMFRTELIAALQVVQSGMATRQAMRSSWAGALGQPQFLPTSIQKHGVDFDGDGRIDIWRSDVDTLASIAKYLADYGWERGRDWGFEVVVPADVSCALEGPDQGKKVSAWADMGITRANGKAFPASERAREGFLLMPAGRGGPAFIVSRNFYVLKEYNESDLYALFIGHAADRIAYGDKSFTGAWGKVDALHRSEIAAMQRTLEGQGYDVGSADGLPGFKTRRSIGAWQAKNGMAPTCFPTRKIVSSLGG
- a CDS encoding cell wall hydrolase, with the protein product MIKAQAVLAAFGALALAGCSQSASGLGDGLSSSSAYNAAPTTSSGKRAAAYRATDKDRDCLARAMFFESNRSSRDGLVAVGSVVMNRLESRRWGDDLCGVVGAKRQFAPGVLTRPMNSQALPDVMAAADAVLKGERHPEVKQSVMFFHTAGLKFPYKNMHYTTVAGGNAFYEKRSRMPSPDALAPSVMVASNDMPPALEAAGQMHMANVAPAMTSLAAEESVSPAGEVLLASSIDTVPTPRPTAADAAPPGVTGLPIDTPSKDRFGGAAPVMTAEMKSTFDTSGTSVAAFDASPEQASAIGAMLLAQRTE